GGAGAGATCGGATTAAGAAGCATATTTCCAGGGCACTACTTGCCCTGAGTTGTCTGTTCCTGTTGGCTTCGCCCCTGCAGGCACAACAGTCACGCCTGGATAGCATCAAGGCAGATGGAGTTCTTCGTGTTGGAACACCTGGGAATTGGAAGCCAATGAGTTTTCGAGATCCTGCTTCGAATCAATACGTGGGATTTGATGTGGATTTGGTGACTAAGTTAGCCGAAGACATGGGAGTCAAAGTAGAATTTGTACCCACAGATTGGAAAAGCATCGCAATCGCCGTAGCTGACAAATACGACATTTCGACAAGCGCCTCTCTCAGTCCAGCGCGTGCGTTGGTTGCTGGTTACACGAATCCTTACTTCCGAGTTGCTGATGTGCCCTTGGTCAGTCAGCAGAACGTCGATAAGTTCAAGGATTGGGATGATCTCAATAAAGCAGGTGTGAAGATTGCTGTAACTTTGGGCACCGTTCAGGAACAACGTGCTGCAGCACTCTTTCCCAATGCGACTATTCGCAAGGTCGAAGAGCCTGCTCGAGACTGGCAGGAGGTTATCTCAGGTAGAGCAGATGCTTCAATGACGAGCAACACGGAAGCTGGTAACTTGGCTTCACAGTATCCTGAGTTACGTGTAGTACCTGTAACGACTGCACAGAACCCAACCCCCATTGCTATGTTGGTTCCTCGTGGTGATCAACAGTGGATTAACTTTGTCAATCACTGGATTCGCTTGCAAAATGAACGAGGCTTCTTTGAGGAACTGAAAGCCAAGTGGTCCTTGGTCGACTGAAATATTCCCCCAAAAAAGTGGGAGCACATCAACCTGTGCTCCCACACTATCGCTTTTTGGGATAAATTTTTCTTCCGTCAAGGTAGCAAATCGTCTGTGAATAATCCCCCCCAAATGCTCATCGTGTTTTCGGCTTAATTTTAAGAGCTTATCCGTAAATAAAAGATTGGCTATCTTTCCCTTCTTATCGATCCTTGTTGAGAGGATGAGCAGATAACCCGATGAGGAGAAAGATATGTCAAGAAAGAAGACCTGGGAAATTTCGGATGCCTTTTGGGAATTGGTTCAACCCCTGATTCCCACAGATCCAAGAGTCTCCAACAAGACCTACCAACGCCAACAAGGGGGTGCAGG
The genomic region above belongs to SAR324 cluster bacterium and contains:
- a CDS encoding transporter substrate-binding domain-containing protein; translation: MKKHISRALLALSCLFLLASPLQAQQSRLDSIKADGVLRVGTPGNWKPMSFRDPASNQYVGFDVDLVTKLAEDMGVKVEFVPTDWKSIAIAVADKYDISTSASLSPARALVAGYTNPYFRVADVPLVSQQNVDKFKDWDDLNKAGVKIAVTLGTVQEQRAAALFPNATIRKVEEPARDWQEVISGRADASMTSNTEAGNLASQYPELRVVPVTTAQNPTPIAMLVPRGDQQWINFVNHWIRLQNERGFFEELKAKWSLVD